The following are encoded in a window of Aerococcus sanguinicola genomic DNA:
- a CDS encoding carbamoyl phosphate synthase small subunit, with protein MERILLLEDGTYFSGQAFGALKEVSGELIFTTGMTGYQETITDPSYFGQLITFTYPMIGNYGITADNNESVAPSCKAVIVKEWARRPSNWRSQMNLDEFLKQHEIPGLAGIDTRALTHKIREQGAMKAAIIAVDADRDQALAELKAEPALKDHVASVSTKTPYPNPNTGRRVVVVDFGLKHSILRALSERHCSVTVVPYDTDAQTILALKPDGVMLSNGPGDPKDLPAVLDMIREIQEQVPIFGICLGHQLFALANGADTYKMKFGHRGVNHPVREIATGRIDFTSQNHGYAVAKDSIDPEKLIITHVEINDGTVEGLKHRHYPAFTVQYHPDAAPGPHDALHLFDDFMAMIDARKEH; from the coding sequence TAAAAGAAGTCAGCGGTGAGCTTATTTTTACCACTGGCATGACCGGCTACCAAGAGACCATCACGGACCCGTCTTATTTTGGCCAGTTGATTACTTTTACTTATCCGATGATCGGCAATTACGGGATCACGGCAGATAATAATGAATCCGTTGCTCCTTCTTGTAAGGCGGTCATTGTTAAGGAATGGGCCCGCCGTCCCTCCAATTGGCGGAGCCAGATGAACTTGGATGAGTTTTTGAAACAACATGAGATTCCAGGTTTAGCAGGGATTGATACCCGGGCCTTGACCCATAAAATTCGTGAACAGGGGGCCATGAAAGCAGCTATTATCGCGGTTGATGCCGACCGGGACCAAGCCCTGGCTGAGCTCAAAGCCGAACCAGCTCTTAAGGACCACGTTGCGAGTGTCTCAACTAAGACGCCTTATCCTAATCCTAATACCGGACGTCGGGTGGTTGTCGTGGACTTTGGCCTCAAGCATTCGATCCTGCGGGCGCTCTCTGAACGGCATTGTTCCGTGACCGTTGTCCCTTATGATACCGATGCTCAAACGATCCTGGCCCTCAAACCCGATGGCGTCATGCTCTCAAACGGACCAGGAGATCCGAAAGACTTGCCTGCTGTCCTCGATATGATCCGTGAAATTCAAGAACAGGTCCCAATCTTCGGGATCTGCCTCGGCCACCAATTATTTGCCCTCGCCAATGGAGCCGATACCTACAAGATGAAATTCGGCCACCGCGGAGTCAACCATCCAGTCCGCGAGATTGCGACCGGTCGGATTGACTTCACTTCTCAGAACCATGGCTATGCGGTAGCCAAAGACTCCATCGATCCAGAAAAATTAATCATTACCCATGTGGAGATTAATGACGGGACAGTGGAAGGGCTCAAGCACCGCCACTATCCAGCCTTCACCGTCCAATACCATCCGGACGCTGCCCCAGGGCCACACGACGCCCTCCATCTCTTCGATGACTTCATGGCAATGATTGATGCAAGAAAGGAGCACTAA